Below is a genomic region from Candidatus Wallbacteria bacterium.
AGTTTTGAGATCAGCATCTGATTGTTGAGACAATTTCCAGAAGACCCAGGATTTTTTCAGGAGTTTTCTGGACTCTGGATTCGGGAATCCGATGAAGCCGTTGAGTTGATTCACAAGAATGATCTTGCCTGGAGCAGCCGACCATTTTTCCTTTAAAAAATCAATCAGCGGCACATAGCCTCGGGAATCATCCAGATAATAAAGATCATTGATATTCCCGGAAATCAGCAGCGAATTCGAGGCCCTGGAGTTCACTGATCTGGCCAGTTCCCTCAGAAAGGCATAAGTAGGAGCTTCAGACATGATTCCCTCCAGTCAGTTGTTTCCAGTCCTGCAGGAATTCTTTTTTATCCTGGCAGTAATTGGGATCAAAGGCCGCTTTTTTAATCTCATTTTCCTGTTCAGCAAATTCTTCCGCTTTGATCACTATATCAGGCGGATAAATCGGAGCTTTTTTGTCATAGACAACGGTCGCTCCCGGGCAGGATTTGAAACCCAAGTCCAGCCAGTTCCAGTGCTGGGAAATTGCGATCACCCTGTCGCCGACCAGAATCGCCTCAGACAACTCGTGCGTGACCAGGATCACAGTGATCAGGTTTTTGCTGTCTGCTGCAGTTTTGTTGGAAAGATAAAGTCGCAGCAGAAGCCTCTGGCACTGTTCCCTGGTCATTGTATCCAGAGCGCCGAACGGTTCGTCCAGCAGCAGCACTTCAGGTTTCATGATCAGAGCCTGGGCAATCGCGGCTCTCTGCTGCATGCCACCCGACATTTCGTGCGGGTACAGATCTGCCGCATGCTCAAGATTTAACTGCTTCAACAATTCCCGGGCTTCCTGCTTCATTCCGGAGTATAGTTTCCCGGATTTTGCAGGATGCAGTAAGCGCTCCGGAGTAGTTGTCCTGTCCATCAGGGGGCCCAGAGCCACGTTTTCAATAGTGGTGAGATTCGGGAAAAGGGAGTATTTCTGGTAGACAATGCCTACATCCCTGGTGGGTCCATGAATCTGCTCGCCGTTGAGCAGTATAGCTCCTTCCCTGGGCGGATGGGTGCCCAGGATCATTTTCAGGATGGTGGACTTTCCGCAGCCTGAAGGCCCGACCAGGGAAATGAACTGCCCTCTTTTTACCTCGAAGTTCAGATCGTGCAGTATCAGGCTTTTCGACCCGTCTTCCTGGTCAAACCAGTGCCTGATTTTTTGCAGTTTCAGAATCTTGTCTGGATCAGCCATGTTTCCACCTTACTCCTGATTGAACCAGGAAAAGAGTTTCTGGTTGATTCTGGAAAGTGAATAGTCCATCAGGTAGCCGAAAGCCGCCAGCACAGCCAGATAGAGATACACTACATTCATGGCGAGGAGCCGCGACTGGATCCTGATCCTGTAGCCGAAACCCACGTCCCCCACCAGCATTTCCGCTGCGATCAGATAGACCATGGCCGGGCCGATGGAGAGCCGGATGTTGTTTAAAAATACCGGGAAGATCTGCTTGACGATCACGAACCAGATCACTTCGAAAGTGGATCCCCCTAGAGTGTAGGCTTTGTCGATGAATTCCCTGGGAATCTTCTTCACAGCGAGGTAGGTGGACTGTGTCAGCGACGGCACGATGCCGAATACGATCATGGAAACGAACATCTGAGTGCCTGTTCCGAAAATCACGAAAAATACGGCCAGCATGGCGGTTGGAGTGAGCTTGGCCAGGATTGAAACCACTGGTGTCAGCAGCGCTTCGATCGTCGGAAAACAACCCATGCCGACTGCCAGGCAAAGCGAAATCAGGATCGAAATGAAGAGTCCTGAAAACAGCCTGGACAAGGTGGCAGACAGATCCTCATACAGCCAGACATCGCCTCTGGCAGTGGGAGTGACCACTTTATGATAGCCTTCGATCAATTGTTTCAGCCCGGGAATCGTAGTATCATTGATGTTTTTCCGATGCTGCATGGTGGACAGGAACGAATAGGCTGTAATCAGGACCAGAATCGAAAACACTCCCAGAATTATGCAGATCCGCCTGGATTTGAATGACTTTCCAATGATCATGGCATTTCCCGCCTGTATTTCCAGCTTTTATCGTCAATCGTTTCAGCTCTGGCTTTTACTCTTAGTGTCCGCCACTAGTCTTTGTTTCGCAAATCTTCGAAAGCGCATGTTCCAGATCATTCAGCAGATCCGTTTTATTTTCGATTCCCACAGACAAGCGCACCAGATTGTCCCCGATCCCGCGCTTCTTCCGCTCTTCTTCCGGGATCGAACCATGGGTCATCCGGGCAGGATAACAGACTAGAGATTCCACGCCTCCCAGGCTCTCAGCCAGAGTGAAGATCTTCAGGCCGGACATGAATTGTTCCACTTCCGGAAAACCACCCTTGATTTCAATGCTGATCATGCCGCCGAAACCGTCCATCTGCGCCTTGGCGAGTTCATGGTTTTCGTGGTTTTTGAGTCCCGGATAGTAGACCTTTTCTATTGCCGGATGATGGGA
It encodes:
- a CDS encoding ABC transporter ATP-binding protein, with the translated sequence MADPDKILKLQKIRHWFDQEDGSKSLILHDLNFEVKRGQFISLVGPSGCGKSTILKMILGTHPPREGAILLNGEQIHGPTRDVGIVYQKYSLFPNLTTIENVALGPLMDRTTTPERLLHPAKSGKLYSGMKQEARELLKQLNLEHAADLYPHEMSGGMQQRAAIAQALIMKPEVLLLDEPFGALDTMTREQCQRLLLRLYLSNKTAADSKNLITVILVTHELSEAILVGDRVIAISQHWNWLDLGFKSCPGATVVYDKKAPIYPPDIVIKAEEFAEQENEIKKAAFDPNYCQDKKEFLQDWKQLTGGNHV
- a CDS encoding ABC transporter permease subunit, giving the protein MIIGKSFKSRRICIILGVFSILVLITAYSFLSTMQHRKNINDTTIPGLKQLIEGYHKVVTPTARGDVWLYEDLSATLSRLFSGLFISILISLCLAVGMGCFPTIEALLTPVVSILAKLTPTAMLAVFFVIFGTGTQMFVSMIVFGIVPSLTQSTYLAVKKIPREFIDKAYTLGGSTFEVIWFVIVKQIFPVFLNNIRLSIGPAMVYLIAAEMLVGDVGFGYRIRIQSRLLAMNVVYLYLAVLAAFGYLMDYSLSRINQKLFSWFNQE